The proteins below come from a single Miscanthus floridulus cultivar M001 chromosome 1, ASM1932011v1, whole genome shotgun sequence genomic window:
- the LOC136507945 gene encoding GATA transcription factor 7-like has protein sequence MAGCGAAADGNPAAAADELASGADASLNAFFDHAGLDLAAAGGGQGADEEEELEWLSNMDAFPSVETMSAEVEAAPSAPAAGVGRLEPLPHAHAVGPRTKGLRRRRRVSAPWSVPPVLPPAPPPPPPAPPAGGAPPRRRCTHCASEETPQWRQGPKGPSTLCNACGVRFKSGRLFPEYRPILSPTFSPLLHSNSHRRVMEMRHHVEVETATAGGRAGARARRAERAAARAAAAAKGK, from the exons atggcggggtGCGGGGCAGCGGCGGACGGgaacccggcggcggcggcggacgagcTCGCGAGCGGCGCGGACGCCAGCTTGAATGCCTTCTTTGACCACGCG GGGTTGGACCTGGCGGCCGCCGGAGGTGGGCAGGGGGCGGAcgaagaggaggagctggagTGGCTCTCGAATATGGACGCGTTCCCTTCGGTGGAGACCATGTCGGCGGAGGTGGAGGCGGCGCcgtcggcgccggcggcgggcgtGGGCCGCCTGGAGCCGCTGCCCCACGCGCACGCGGTGGGGCCGAGGACCAAGGgtttgcggcggcggcggcgggtgtcGGCGCCGTGGAGCGTCCCGCCGGTCCTGCCGCcggcgcccccgcccccgcccccggccCCGCCCGCGGGCGgcgcgccgccgcggcgccggTGCACGCACTGCGCGTCGGAGGAGACGCCGCAGTGGCGGCAGGGCCCCAAGGGGCCCAGCACGCTGTGCAACGCGTGCGGCGTGCGCTTCAAGTCCGGGCGCCTGTTCCCGGAGTACCGCCCCATCCTGAGCCCCACCTTCTCCCCGCTGCTGCACTCCAACTCCCACCGCCGCGTCATGGAGATGCGCCACCACGTGGAGGTGGAGACCGCCACCGCCGGCGGCCGTGCCGGCGCCAGGGCCCGCCGCGCCGAGCGCGCCgcggcgcgcgccgccgccgccgccaagggcAAGTGA